In one Zalophus californianus isolate mZalCal1 chromosome 10, mZalCal1.pri.v2, whole genome shotgun sequence genomic region, the following are encoded:
- the BUD23 gene encoding probable 18S rRNA (guanine-N(7))-methyltransferase — MAFRSKRPEHGGPPELFYDKNEARKYVRNSRIIDIQTKMAGRALELLCLPEGQPCYLLDIGCGSGLSGDYLSDEGHYWVGIDISPAMLDAALDRETEGDLLLGDMGQGIPFKPGSFDGCISISAVQWLCNANKKSDIPAKRLYCFFSSLYSVLVRGARAILQLYPENSEQLELITAQATKAGFTGGVVVDFPNSAKAKKFYLCLFSGPSTFLPRALNESKDDEEVQESEFTSERILYGMAKRRIMRKSREWVLAKKARYRRQGEAVRPDTRYTGRKRRPRF; from the exons ATGGCGTTCCGCAGCAAGAGACCGGAGCATGGCGGGCCTCCCGAGCTG TTTTACGATAAGAATGAAGCCCGGAAATACGTGCGCAA CTCACGGATTATTGACATCCAGACCAAGATGGCTGGGCGAGCTTTGGAGCTTCTCTGTCTGCCTGAGGGTCAGCCCTGTTACCTTTTGGATATTGG CTGTGGTTCTGGGCTGAGTGGAGATTATCTCTCGGATGAAGGGCACTATTGGGTGGGCATCGACATCAGCCCCGCCATGCTGG ATGCGGCCTTGGACCGGGAAACTGAGGGAGACCTGCTTCTGGGGGACATGGGCCAGGGCATCCCCTTCAAACCAGGCTCCTTTGATGGTTGTATCAG CATTTCTGCTGTACAGTGGCTCTGTAACGCAAACAAGAAGTCTGACATCCCTGCCAAGCGCCTGTactgcttcttttcttctctctactCTGTGCTG gTCCGTGGAGCCCGTGCCATCCTGCAGCTGTACCCTGAGAACTCAGAGCAG TTGGAGCTGATCACAGCCCAGGCCACCAAGGCTGGCTTCACGGGTGGCGTGGTGGTGGACTTCCCCAACAGCGCCAAGGCCAAGAA GTTCTACCTCTGCTTGTTTTCTGGGCCGTCAACCTTTCTGCCTAGG GCCCTGAACGAGAGTAAGGACGACGAGGAGGTCCAGGAGTCCGAGTTCACGAGCGAGAG GATCCTGTACGGGATGGCGAAGCGCAGGATCATGAGGAAGAGTCGCGAGTGGGTGCTAGCAAAGAAGGCGCGCTACAGGCGGCAGGGCGA GGCGGTCAGACCGGACACCCGCTACACCGGCCGCAAGCGCAGACCCCGCTTCTGA
- the STX1A gene encoding syntaxin-1A, whose amino-acid sequence MKDRTQELRTAKDSDDDDDVTVTVDRDGFMDEFFEQVEEIRGFIDKISENVEEVKRKHSAILASPNPDEKTKEELEELMSDIKKTANKVRSKLKSIEQSIEQEEGLNRSSADLRIRKTQHSTLSRKFVEVMSEYNATQSDYRERCKGRIQRQLEITGRTTTSEELEDMLESGNPAIFASGIIMDSSISKQALSEIETRHSEIIKLENSIRELHDMFMDMAMLVESQGEMIDRIEYNVEHSVDYVERAVSDTKKAVKYQSKARRKKIMIIICCVVLGIVIASTFGGIFG is encoded by the exons GCCAAGGACagcgatgatgatgatgatgtcactGTCACCGTGGACCGGGACGGCTTCATGGATGAGTTCTTTGAACAG GTGGAGGAGATCCGTGGCTTCATTGACAAGATCTCAGAGAACGTGGAGGAGGTGAAACGGAAGCACAGCGCCATCCTGGCCTCCCCCAACCCTGATGAGA AGACGAAGGAGGAGCTGGAGGAGCTCATGTCTGACATAAAGAAGACCGCAAACAAAGTTCGCTCCAAGTTAAAGA GCATCGAGCAGAGCATCGAGCAGGAGGAAGGCCTCAACCGCTCATCTGCGGACCTGAGGATCCGAAAGACACAG CACTCCACGCTGTCCCGCAAGTTTGTGGAGGTCATGTCCGAGTACAATGCCACGCAGTCTGACTACCGTGAGCGCTGCAAGGGCCGCATCCAGAGGCAACTGGAGATCA CTGGCCGGACCACGACCAGTGAGGAGCTGGAGGACATGCTGGAGAGTGGAAACCCTGCCATCTTTGCTTCTGGG ATCATCATGGACTCCAGCATCTCCAAGCAGGCTCTGAGTGAGATTGAGACGCGGCACAGTGAGATCATCAAGCTGGAGAACAGCATCCGTGAACTGCACGACATGTTCATGGACATGGCCATGCTCGTGGAGAGCCAG GGGGAGATGATTGACAGGATTGAGTACAACGTGGAACATTCGGTGGACTATGTGGAGAGGGCCGTGTCTGACACCAAGAAGGCCGTCAAGTACCAGAGCAAGGCACGCCGG AAGAAGATCATGATCATCATCTGCTGTGTGGTCCTGGGCATTGTCATCGCCTCCACGTTTGGAGGCATCTTCGGCTAG
- the DNAJC30 gene encoding dnaJ homolog subfamily C member 30, mitochondrial, whose protein sequence is MAAKRDLRGSRRLLWRLWLVPNAPQNPGSGLGLGARTYSQGDGPYSRTALYELLGVPSTATQAQIKAAYYRQSFLYHPDRNSGSAEAAERFTRISQAYLVLGSATLRRKYDRGLLSDEDLRGPGVRPSKGPAGSAGSPHAPPPASRAHSRAQAAAGANRTMFDFDAFYQAHYGEQLERERRQRARREALRKQQEDRAKKGFRWDETRDTTFVFLLFIAFVIVGFRF, encoded by the coding sequence ATGGCAGCCAAGCGCGATCTGAGGGGGTCGCGGCGGTTACTGTGGAGGTTGTGGCTGGTCCCGAACGCTCCACAGAACCCGGGATCCGGCCTGGGCCTAGGAGCGAGGACTTATTCTCAGGGCGACGGCCCATACTCGCGCACCGCGCTCTATGAGCTGCTCGGCGTCCCCAGCACGGCCACGCAGGCGCAAATCAAGGCGGCCTACTACCGGCAGAGCTTTCTCTACCACCCAGACCGCAACTCGGGGAGCGCGGAGGCTGCCGAGCGCTTCACGCGCATCTCCCAGGCCTACTTGGTGCTGGGCAGTGCCACTTTGCGTCGCAAGTATGACCGCGGCCTGCTCAGCGACGAGGACCTGCGCGGGCCTGGTGTCCGGCCCTCCAAGGGGCCCGCCGGCAGTGCCGGCTCGCCCCACGCCCCGCCACCGGCCTCTCGGGCCCACAGTCGTGCTCAGGCCGCGGCGGGCGCCAACCGCACCATGTTCGACTTCGACGCCTTCTACCAAGCGCACTACGGAGAACAGCTGGAGCGCGAACGGCGCCAGAGGGCCCGGCGAGAGGCCCTGCGCAAGCAGCAGGAGGACCGGGCCAAGAAGGGCTTCCGCTGGGACGAGACCCGAGACACGActtttgtgttccttctcttcatAGCCTTCGTCATCGTGGGCTTTCGTTTTTAA